In Aquimarina spinulae, a single window of DNA contains:
- a CDS encoding helix-turn-helix domain-containing protein, with amino-acid sequence MQKLQLIILGHVIFFCMITSGQNKDSTATLFDTDDSIYQMPVKEVKMLIYKTYSSDKDLALQYSIGFLEQGIHQGNYNIQQYASMYISYIYYNKSKYRKALTYTEISIEAATKIEDSLKLVDSYILQGGIYMRLANYNESLKSYLKAEKIAIDKGLKNKELICIANIGFVRIELKRYSDALEVLEKVISKLEKEEYRDTKKQFEHTYIRVILSKGLCLKELNRLDEALLTYQEGTELANTYDLKNIKGNFYINTGDVFYEKGEYHKALGYLNEGKKILKSVQSSNFSNILLAEFYSARCLFKLEKLKEALDLLIYNFGVIKENNIQKTDKLHEMYELAIHIAEQLEDRNLIISLNQDYRETFSKISEDQLKARDVLYNRDISKLKIDNESLVARYDKKKYATAIAIGIASILLLVLVFMFFRFKIKSKENEKRFQKLAKSIKEKSFDNHQKTIKKDSIKDEKVNSILEELNKLQDSLFFLSEECNLYTTAKKINTNTTYLSKTINTYKKQSFNQYLNELRIHHVILRLHDNAKFRSYTIEAIAQEVGYKSSNTFVKAFKDKTNLNPSFYIKCLDKSENFQST; translated from the coding sequence ATGCAAAAATTACAGCTAATAATTCTTGGTCATGTCATCTTTTTTTGCATGATCACTTCAGGACAGAATAAAGATTCAACAGCTACACTATTTGATACAGACGATTCAATCTATCAGATGCCTGTAAAGGAGGTTAAAATGCTGATTTATAAGACTTACAGTTCTGATAAAGATTTAGCATTGCAATATAGTATTGGTTTTTTAGAACAAGGAATACATCAGGGAAACTACAATATACAACAGTATGCCAGTATGTATATAAGCTATATTTACTATAATAAATCAAAGTATAGGAAAGCACTAACATATACTGAAATATCGATAGAAGCAGCTACCAAAATTGAAGATTCTCTTAAATTGGTAGATAGCTATATTCTTCAGGGAGGAATTTATATGAGGTTGGCTAATTATAATGAATCTCTTAAGTCCTATCTGAAAGCCGAAAAAATAGCTATTGATAAAGGTTTAAAAAACAAAGAATTAATTTGTATAGCTAATATTGGCTTTGTTAGAATTGAATTAAAGCGATATTCTGATGCTTTAGAAGTGTTAGAGAAGGTTATATCAAAATTAGAAAAAGAAGAGTATAGAGATACAAAAAAGCAATTTGAGCATACCTATATTAGGGTCATTTTGTCTAAAGGGCTTTGCCTGAAAGAGCTCAATAGATTAGACGAGGCTTTACTCACATATCAAGAAGGTACCGAGTTGGCAAATACGTATGACTTGAAGAATATAAAAGGGAATTTTTATATTAATACTGGAGATGTTTTTTATGAAAAAGGAGAATATCATAAAGCCTTAGGATATCTAAATGAAGGTAAAAAAATATTGAAGAGTGTACAGTCTTCAAATTTTTCAAATATTTTATTAGCAGAATTTTATAGTGCACGTTGTCTTTTCAAGTTAGAAAAACTTAAAGAGGCATTGGATTTATTGATATATAACTTTGGTGTAATCAAAGAAAATAATATCCAAAAAACGGATAAGCTGCATGAAATGTATGAATTAGCTATTCATATAGCAGAACAACTAGAAGATAGAAATTTGATAATATCACTTAATCAAGATTATAGAGAAACATTTAGTAAGATTAGTGAAGATCAGCTTAAAGCTAGAGATGTGCTTTATAATCGAGATATTTCAAAACTTAAAATAGATAATGAATCATTAGTGGCCAGATACGATAAAAAGAAGTATGCTACTGCAATAGCTATTGGTATTGCTTCTATTTTATTGCTTGTATTGGTGTTTATGTTTTTTAGATTTAAAATAAAATCAAAAGAGAATGAAAAGCGCTTTCAAAAACTTGCGAAAAGTATTAAAGAAAAATCCTTTGATAATCACCAGAAAACTATAAAAAAAGATAGTATTAAAGATGAAAAAGTGAATAGTATTCTCGAGGAATTAAATAAGTTACAGGATTCACTTTTTTTTCTTTCCGAAGAATGTAACTTGTATACTACTGCAAAAAAAATAAACACCAATACAACATACCTCTCTAAGACGATAAATACATATAAAAAACAATCATTCAACCAATATCTAAATGAATTGAGAATCCATCATGTGATTTTAAGATTACATGATAATGCAAAATTCAGATCTTATACAATAGAAGCTATCGCTCAGGAAGTAGGATATAAAAGTAGTAACACATTTGTTAAAGCATTTAAAGATAAAACAAATTTAAATCCTTCCTTTTATATAAAGTGTCTTGATAAAAGTGAAAACTTCCAAAGCACTTAA
- a CDS encoding intradiol ring-cleavage dioxygenase, translating to MDRKKFLKNGMAGIGSIIAIPTLITSCNKDDDAGGVVDDGSCIVSPVETAGPFPIKTPADLVKENIIGDRTGIPLKITIQVQNVNDNCKPLAGAVVDIWQCDAKGNYSEYSGQLDGDFTSQKFLRGRQTTDASGNASFISIYPGWYPGRAPHLHLEILKSSGQSLLITQVAFPENISKAVYATTNYKGDFDTSNAQDGIFSGDINRSIANSVTGNITDGYILTEIIKVSG from the coding sequence ATGGATAGAAAGAAATTTTTAAAAAATGGAATGGCAGGTATAGGTTCTATTATAGCAATTCCAACGTTAATAACATCTTGTAATAAAGATGATGATGCAGGAGGCGTAGTAGATGATGGATCATGTATTGTCTCCCCAGTGGAAACAGCAGGGCCGTTTCCAATAAAAACACCAGCAGATTTGGTAAAAGAAAATATAATTGGTGATCGTACAGGAATTCCTTTAAAAATAACAATACAGGTGCAAAATGTAAATGATAATTGTAAACCATTAGCAGGAGCGGTTGTAGATATCTGGCAATGTGATGCAAAGGGAAATTATTCTGAGTATTCTGGTCAGTTGGATGGGGATTTTACAAGTCAAAAATTTTTAAGAGGAAGGCAAACTACAGATGCCAGCGGTAATGCTTCATTTATAAGCATATATCCAGGATGGTACCCGGGTAGAGCACCTCATCTTCACTTAGAAATTTTAAAATCATCGGGGCAATCATTACTTATTACTCAAGTTGCTTTTCCCGAAAATATTTCCAAAGCAGTCTATGCTACTACAAATTATAAGGGAGATTTTGATACTTCGAATGCTCAGGATGGTATATTTTCTGGTGATATTAATCGCAGTATAGCGAATTCTGTAACAGGAAATATAACCGATGGATATATTCTTACAGAGATAATAAAGGTATCAGGTTGA
- a CDS encoding S41 family peptidase, with product MKNIFRLPLLGFLLVLIIGSCNKDDDVIIPDGNGTLIEQQKVFKEFWEIYDRHYPLMHRKNIDWQNVYDTYYPKITSTTSDNQLFGVFETIMGTIVKDGHSSLTFNANQEAGFEPEFDRNIQNMVQNNTADKVSIVSSSTNNPYLSYGTITSDSNIGYINSKNFEPVNENDSEFNNFKAIVDEALTALQNKAGIVIDVRTNGGGQGPFAYYLAGRFFANNTPIELIQQRIKTSAGSTVASLGEWATKEFEGYPDARVEGGFVAGVFPEDNTIVASGTFQFTKKVAVLTSKGTASAAEYFTAAIKTQSHTRTIGNTTFGIFAGSDIFTLTNGGGKWKTRVSTHDVEIKYNNTFQSFEGIGITPDILSIPTTAQVTAGDDIHLDAAVGYINKK from the coding sequence ATGAAGAATATATTTAGATTGCCGCTATTAGGTTTTTTGTTGGTATTGATTATTGGTTCTTGTAATAAAGATGATGATGTAATAATACCAGATGGTAATGGTACTTTAATAGAACAACAAAAGGTATTTAAAGAATTTTGGGAGATCTATGATAGACATTATCCTTTAATGCACAGAAAAAATATAGACTGGCAGAATGTGTATGATACATACTATCCAAAAATTACAAGTACAACTTCGGATAATCAATTGTTTGGAGTTTTTGAAACGATAATGGGGACTATTGTCAAAGATGGGCATAGTAGTTTAACTTTTAATGCCAATCAAGAAGCAGGGTTTGAACCAGAATTTGATAGGAATATTCAAAATATGGTCCAAAACAATACTGCTGATAAAGTAAGTATTGTCTCGAGCAGTACCAATAATCCATATTTGTCGTACGGTACTATAACCAGTGATTCTAATATTGGATATATCAATTCCAAAAATTTTGAACCAGTAAACGAAAATGATAGCGAGTTTAATAATTTTAAAGCTATTGTTGACGAAGCATTAACAGCACTGCAAAATAAAGCAGGGATTGTTATAGATGTTCGTACTAATGGAGGTGGACAAGGACCATTTGCATATTATTTGGCGGGTAGATTTTTTGCAAACAATACCCCGATAGAATTGATACAACAACGTATAAAGACATCTGCAGGAAGTACCGTTGCTTCTCTTGGTGAATGGGCAACAAAGGAGTTCGAAGGATATCCCGATGCCAGAGTAGAAGGAGGCTTTGTAGCAGGAGTTTTTCCTGAAGATAATACCATTGTAGCTTCGGGGACATTTCAATTTACCAAAAAAGTTGCAGTACTAACTTCAAAAGGAACGGCAAGTGCAGCAGAGTATTTTACAGCTGCTATCAAAACCCAATCTCATACCAGAACAATAGGAAATACGACTTTTGGGATCTTTGCAGGGAGCGATATTTTTACCTTAACTAATGGGGGAGGAAAATGGAAAACCCGGGTTTCAACTCACGATGTAGAAATTAAATATAATAATACGTTTCAATCTTTCGAAGGAATTGGTATAACTCCCGATATATTATCTATACCCACCACTGCCCAAGTTACAGCAGGAGATGATATTCATTTAGATGCTGCTGTAGGGTATATTAATAAAAAATAG
- a CDS encoding DUF4249 family protein: MKSIYIKIIASSLLILCISSCTKEISVDVPHEPQTIIFGSISNETAPVSIRIQQSVPLQDSSTSKPVNDASVSLYAKDTSGNTNLVTNDFVIDQGVYTSAQSISTTIGYSYWIEVRLNDGTLFKSKEELLKPVVPITNAKIKNLDILEIEFSDPGNDTNFYKFTVALFNEGQLISSNTSQSNDVVFNGKESASVEVDLFRLQDDEDIEIIYNEIRITFCNINFSSYQFYLNQSLQLEANDSESSGDPSQLFATPPVNLLGNIMNSNSNKVVLGNFTVNAISALNQPSSN; encoded by the coding sequence ATGAAAAGTATATATATAAAAATCATAGCAAGTAGTTTACTTATACTTTGTATTTCTAGTTGTACCAAAGAAATAAGTGTTGATGTACCTCATGAGCCTCAGACTATCATTTTTGGTTCTATTTCTAATGAGACTGCTCCGGTTTCGATACGTATTCAACAATCGGTTCCTTTGCAGGATTCTTCAACTTCAAAACCTGTAAATGATGCTTCGGTATCGTTGTATGCAAAGGATACTTCGGGAAATACAAATCTAGTTACAAATGATTTTGTGATTGATCAAGGCGTCTATACTTCAGCTCAATCTATTTCGACTACAATAGGTTATTCGTATTGGATAGAAGTGCGATTAAATGATGGAACTCTATTTAAATCAAAAGAAGAGCTATTAAAGCCTGTTGTCCCTATTACCAATGCAAAAATTAAAAATTTAGATATTTTAGAAATAGAGTTTAGTGATCCAGGTAATGATACCAACTTTTATAAGTTTACCGTAGCGTTATTTAATGAAGGGCAATTAATCTCATCTAATACATCACAATCTAATGATGTAGTGTTTAATGGTAAAGAAAGTGCATCTGTAGAAGTTGATTTATTTAGGTTACAGGATGACGAGGATATCGAAATCATATATAATGAAATACGAATCACGTTTTGTAATATCAATTTTAGTTCGTATCAGTTTTATTTAAATCAAAGTCTACAATTAGAAGCAAATGATAGTGAAAGCTCTGGAGATCCGAGCCAATTGTTTGCAACACCTCCCGTAAATCTCTTGGGGAATATTATGAACTCAAACTCAAATAAAGTTGTCTTGGGCAATTTTACTGTGAATGCCATAAGTGCTTTAAATCAACCGAGCAGTAATTAA